The genomic window aatttccttctttttttgttttccttctgGTTTTAAGTATATGaagtttttaaatgaattttgcAGGAAGGGTTTGGGCGGGTCATAATATAGTGAGGTTTGATTGCGTGAGAATAAGGGAGGCGTTCGAGAAGATTGGTAGGGCGGCGCCGGAGCCTAAGGGAATTATCGATTCATTGGCGTTGTTGACTCAAAGATTCGGAAGGAGAGCCGGTAATATGAaggtatttttatttcttaaaaaaacttcagccttttttctatttttatgaaaACCTTAGCCATCTTTTATCAACCTTATGTATACATATCATCCATACGCATATGGTCGTTAGAAATTTATAATCAGTGTATATCATCCATACACATATGGTCGTTAGAAATTTATAATCAGTGTGTGAagcatttaaacattaaaatatcaagaaaacaTCAGACTACAAGATTTATCCAGTTGAGCCGGGGATCGGAAGTCCGAccgatttgatttttttttttcctaattccAACATATTGCAAGTTTTGGCACTTGATATGGAGTTTTGTTTGATGTTACTTAAATGCAGATGGCAACTCTTGCCAATTATTTCGGGATTGGAGTGCAGTCACACAGGCAAGTCTTTAATGAATATATAAACTCTTTTCACCTTGGATGAGAGTGGGAATTTTTTGTTTCACTGAAATAAACATCCTGCTATATGATCATTCAGGAGCTTGGATGATGTTCGCATGAACCTCGAAGTTGTCAAGTATTGTGCAACCGTTTTGTTCCTGGTATGGTACTAGTTTTTGAGTGGCAAATGTTGTAACACTGTGTTGTTTTCAACGATGTGCCTTTGGCATCACAAAATTTAAGCACCATATTTCACTTGCCTCAACTTGTGAAATGTTAGATCAGacattttttttactaaagcCTTATATTTATCTTCAGGAATCAAGTCTCCCGGATATACTCACATGGAACCCGCAGGGTTCCCCGATATCACCTAGTAGTGATGATGGCAAGTCATCTCCCGAGCAGCCTAGTCCAAACATGCACACCCTTTCTTCAAGTCCAACTTCAGAAAATGTTCCAAATCTATCTCTGGCAGGTGTAGGAAATAGTGAACACCATCCTAGAATATCTCTTCTGACTCATCACATCGGAGGGGCAAATGCTGATGTGTCTAATCCGGTTCAACCGGATCCTTTCAACATGAGTCTACtcagaaacaaaatagaaaccgAGGCCCTTCAATCAGatgtcaccatggaagaaaaaaCTGAGCAAGAGTCTCAGGACATAGATATTGCTGAAGGTAGCAGTAGTTATGCAGGGTTCTTAGCACTTGATGAAGTTTCTCTTAATTCTATTAATGCATCTCTGGTCCCATATTACCGTGGCACCCAACGAATAAAACTGTTGCACGAGAATGTTGGTCTGCAACTCTTTTGTCCTTGTTTGAGAGTGCGGTTTGGAGTCGATGGGAAGTTTCTTGATCAAGGTGGCTGGCCACATTTGAGCTTCGTAGTTGATGCTTCTCTGAGTTTATGCAAGATTCTGAATGCTTGTGACAATGCTGCCAAAAGAATTTTCGAAGATTGCGAAAGCAGTTCCGAGTGGAAGCCTATCATGGGTATAAATTATCGTTACATCAACAATCCAACCGTGAGACTGCAGTAAGTTTTTCCTACTTTAAATGTTATGTTTCAGATAGTTTAAAGACATGGACTTGAATCTTGTAATTATTTCATTGATTCTTTGATTTGTTTCTGGCAGCATACCGACTGTAGTCAACGGCAATATTGCTCGCTATGCTGCTGAGATTCATCAGAAGGATAGCTCCGGTACTGTGCAAAAGCTCGTATTCAGCAAATTTGATGCTGCAGAGCTTGGTAACTTAATCAGAGGTGGGATCTTTGTGGATGCATTCTTCAGCTTGGATACTTATGATTATCTGCAGAATGCGGGCATCAGATTGGTGGCCAAAAAATTGGTTATACATTCAGATTAGGGGTGATTGATCCATTTCAGATTGTTTCCAGATATGTAATAGCACTGTTTATGCTAAATCTGACTCATAGATATGAGTTGATTTCTCTCATTCATAGCTTCAGAATGACATAGGGCACTGATAAAAAAAAGATTGATATTGTAAATTTATGTAATTGCAATTTAAACTGTGATACTGTAATAAttgaataatttcattttttttatgtacTTCTTTCATATGTGTCGAGCATCACaattcttattttttgttttttttatacaatatttaaactTACCTATAGCTCCTCCTCATCTCTTAAATAAGAGGGTAATGCATTTCAACGCACTCAAACCTACATATTCTTATGTTGACAATAATACCGATGCTaattgaactaagactcaattgaaaataattttatttttatacattggATATTTCGTGCAAATAAATAAACTTGTTACGGTTTAATCATTTAtgtatctttattatttttaaaaattgtctaAACGTTCAAATTGTGTTTACTTAATGTTTTTAAGACATTCGTATAAAGTTAAATTTTTGTCAAAATACTCAAATAAAAGCTAAACCTTTAATTCTCTCGCGCTTCTTTTATCTTTTAACAAATTAACCTAActtagattattatgttttagATTTTTCTAGGAACATCCTTAAGttcattttagtattttaataaaaaaaatgggttaaatttaattcattaaaaaataaaaaaagcattcaaaaaggttttttttttaaaacacactTGAAAATTACGaggataatatatattatattatattatattatattatattatatcatatacGATAAATAGTAATTTCACAGcaacatattaaatatttaacagtttaatgatttaaatgaacatttttaaataatttaataattattttatatatatttttaaataatttaacaattattttataatttttaaacaaaCCGTAAATTTCGTAATAGTTacatgtagtttacccttttcttAATACCATGTTCAttctttttaaaaactaaaaaatattataattattaaaaaaacaaaaaagaattataacaaatatttttaattttttaaataatactaaattaGAGAGTCAAATATCCGCGAAGGACCCAAACAGATGTCTTCAGCAATTATCAGTTTAGGCTTAGGGCTAGAAAAAGCCCATGATATGGTGGACAGGCCCCGTTGAAAATTTAAAAGCCTTTGTTTGATTAATCTCATCATCTTCGACGCCGTTTCTCCGCGAACCACCAGAAACATCCAGTATTGTTGTTGCTTGCTGAAAGGCCTTAAACAAAGGTGTGTTTCGATTTCGGCAAGTTTGGGGGCTTTTCATTTTCTTGTTGGATTTGGATTTACTGTGGGTTTTAGCTCTTATTAATCACTATCTTCCTCTCTGTATCTCCTGGTGAGTTGATATTCTTTTTCTCTGTAATCAAATTCATTAATTTCTTAGTTAGAGTTGAACCTTCAGTATTGATTTTCTGGTGGTTTACGCTCTTCCTCGGCGGCGCACGTTCCTTTTCCACCGCTTCTGGAAAAGCATAATACCATCGGCTTTCAGGATTAGGGTTGGCGTCTTTCTCTCCCTTTTCTCTCACTTCAATCCCCTGGTAAGGTCACTTAGTCCTCGAATTCGTTCTTTAGTTTCAATTAATTTCAGTTTTCATCTTGTTAAATGTAGGGGGTTCTTTTTGTAATTTCCAGGAAGCAGGAAAGCGCGAAGCTTTAAAATTAGTTGAAAGGGAATTTTAGATTTTGGAAATTGTGGGGGGAAAATATGGATGAAGGGAAGGGAGTGGATCAGATGGATCAGTTTCATAGAAACGAAGCAATATCAGCCGTTGCTGACGAGAGTTTTTTAGGTGAAGAAGACGATGATTATGAAGACCTTTACAATGATGTTAATGTTGGTGAAGGATTTCTTCAATCTTTAAGAAGAAAcgaagatttagggtttagaaaCGAGGAAACTAAGAAtagttcaaataataataatggtggGAAAGTTGGTGGATCACCAATGGGTGCCCCAGAATCTGGTGTTTCAATTCCAGGGGTTGCAGGTGTTGGTGAAAGAGAGGATTCTAGGGTTTCTTATGAGAGTCAAGGGTTTAGGGCTGGTGGTGGTGATGTCAAAGGACCTAGTGCGGGTTTTGGTGGTGGTGGAGGTGGCCTTAGGGTTGAATTAGCACAGGGGTCGAATAAATTGAATGAGGTGGCTGCAGAGCAAAGTGGGAATAAGAGTATTAGTTTAGGTAGTGTAGGTGGTATGGGACATCAGGGACATGGTGTAGGGAATGTAGGGAGTGTTGAGAATGAGGGTTTGGTCAGACAAGGAGTAGGAGGTCCAAGTGTGAATGGCCCTGGTGGCAGTGTTGGTGGCGGTGGTGGTGGCGGTGGCGGTGGCAGCGTTGGTGGCGGTCCTATGGTTGGGAATGGTGGTGGAAATGTGGGTGTTGCTGGTGCTGGTGTTGGCCCCGGAGTTGGTGCAAGTGGTGGTGCAGGTGGTGGGACAATATTGTTTGTTGGAGATTTGCATTGGTGGACAACAGATGCTGAACTGGAGTCTGAGTTGTGCAAGTATGGACCTGTGAAGGAAGTGAAGTTTTTCGATGAGAAAGCTAGTGGGAAGTCAAAAGGGTATTGTCAGGTTGAGTTTTATGATCCAGCAGCAGCAACAGCTTGTAAGGAGGGAATGAATGGGCATATGTTTAATGGAAGGCCTTGTGTTGTTGCCTTTGCATCGCCGTTTACGGTTAAGAAAATGGGAGAGGCTCAGTTAAATAGGAATCAGCAGATGGCACAGTCTTCTCTTTCGCAAGGAAGGAGGGGCCCCAATGATGCTGGAGGTAAGACTGGTGCTGCTAATATTCAAACTGGTGGGAATTATCAAGGTGGGGATAATAATAGAGGTTATGGGAGAGGGAATTGGGGGAGAGGAAATACTCAGGGGATGGGAAATAGAGGGCCAGTTGGTCCTATGAGGAATAGGGCTGGTGGAATGGGTCGTAGAGGTATCATGGGAAATGGTGGAAATGGATTTGGGCAGGGCATGGGTGCAACACCTCCTCCCATGCACCCACAGTCGATGATGGGTCAAGGTTTCGATCCTGCTTTTGGTGGACCCATGGGAAGAATGGGCGGTTATGGAGGTTTTCCCGGTGCTCCAACGCCACCATTTTCAGGGATTTTACCTTCATTTCCTCCTGTTGGAGGAGTTGGTTTGCCTGGAGTGGCTCCTCATGTTAACCCTGCATTTTTTGGAAGAGGTATGCCTATGAATGGTATGGGGATGATGCCCTCGAGTGGTGTAGATGGACCTAATATGGGAATGTGGTCAGATCCTAGCATGGGAGGATGGGGTGGTGATGAGCATGGTGGTGGGAGAGCTGGAGAGTCAAGTTATGGGGAGGAAGCTGCATCCGACCATCAATATGGTGAGGTTAGTCATGAGAGAGGAGGTTGGCAAAACCCATCTAAAGAAAAAGATAGAGCTTCTGAAAGGGAGTGGTCTGGTTCATCTGAAAGAAGGTACCGTGATGATAGGGAACCAGGATATGATAGGGACATACCTAGGGAGAAGGACATGGGCCATGGTCATGATTGGCCAGAAAGAAGGCACCGAAATAATAGAGACATTGGTCGAGAACGTGATAGGGAGCGCTCTAGAGATCGTGACCGTGATCGTGATAGGGAACGTGATCGAGATAGGGATAGGGATCGATATAGGGAAGACAGAGACAGATATGCAGATCATCGTAGGTACAGGGACCGTGAGCCAGAGCATGATGATGATTGGGATAGGGGACGGTCATCACGGACTCACAGCAAGTCCCGATTGTCACAAGAAGATGAGCATCGCTCAAGATCTAGAGATGCTGATTATGGGAAGAGGCCACGGCTTACCTCAGAGTGACTTATCTGAGATCTCTTATATCAGGAACTTCCTGTtagaaaattcaaaaagaaaaaagaaaagatccGTAACAGCAGAAACATTGGGTTCATTGTTCTCTTTTGCTGTCTCTCTTAACTGGTGGTATGTGGTCATCAATTCATAGCCATTCTGAGTTCAATGCCTGAATTCGTCGGGTGCTTCTCTTACCTTGGAGTATGGCATCAATTTTGCATGCAAGAAGTAAGTTCCTTGACTATAGTTTTCTTATCGTATTATCTGAGTATCTTACTATCCACGAACATATCCTTGAATTTCTTCTCTGAATGAATGGGATTTTGTAATACTTGTTTTCATGTGCATACAGTACACAAATTTCTCAACTGATATTCTTGTGTCTAAATCATAGACTAAGCTAATATTTGTGTAATGACGGTCTATATTCGCTTTTCTGCTATACATGGTACATGCTAGTTTTGACTTAATCCCGACTTTAGGCTTTTTTGGGTAGAGTGAAAAGAAAATTGGAAGATGAATTGAAGGagtagaaatatagaaaaaaaaattccttcCCACTGGTGTGCTTGGTACTTGGTAGGAAAGACGGaaaatttgaaaggaaaaaaGTAATTTCCTTTACCAAGTTGAAGAATGAGAGGAAAAAAAATGAGACTTTTGAGaatgcataattttgaactaacatatatctctttttcattttctatcCTTGTATCATTCCAAATTGAAATGATTTGTTTTTTTATGCATTAAGAAGGAAAATAGTCTATCGTTCTTATTTTCTTTCCTACCAAGTGCACTCAATGTTTTAGGTCCCTTGGTTTACATTTGTGTCCAAAATACTATAAAAAGAATAAATGTATGTGCTTAGTATTCCTAACATAAACTAGGATATGATTGGTTGTTTCCTTGTTTTTATACGCAGTTAATTCCTGATAATGAATTTTGTGGCtgtaaaatggtaaaaattatCTTCCTGAATTTTTGCAGTATGTTTCCCTTGTGTTTAGAGATGTAGTTATAAAGCAAATCATTCATTATAGCTTCCATCTATTGTACATTTCTCAAGTTTTACATGGTTTCTAATTACAAATGTTGGCCGAATTGTTTGATCTTATAGCTGGAagttattcaattcaatattgtTGATATTTGAAGTTGTTGAGCAGAAGTACGGGTATGgtggagatgaagatgaagatcaCAGGCTTGAAATTTGAGAGAGACAGGAGGTggtgtttccttttttttttttggctggATTAATGTAGCAGTGGAACCATGGTTTTAAGTAGTTATAGCTTTTAATTTGGAATTATGTTTTAGTTGATTAACactttgatgatgatgatgatgatgatgacttAGAAAAAGTAGTTTGAATTATGATGTAATAATAGGGATTTAGCTGAGGATGTTACTGCTGCTGGGTGATCGGTGACTTGCATTTTCTGTTGGCTGTTttgttgtattatttatttttgtccattatttttatttttattgttattatttttggcTAGTTGTTAGAATACAACTTGTTTAACCTTGCCCTTGTAAAATATGTAACCATTGTAGTAGAGCCTTGGAAATTGTACAAAATGAATGTTATAATTTTGGATGTGTTCTTATTTTTTACTAATAAAAGTAAGTCAGTCTTGCCTTTATATACGTGATGCGTATGTTTGCATGGGATACAGGACTTAACTCATTGACAGAAGTTGTTTATTAAGAGATCTAATGTTAACACATAAGTTAGCATAATTATGATATCATGAAATAATTAAGGTTGGACTAGACAGCTGAAAGGTACCCAATAAGGTTTTGTATCTTTCTTAACCAACTTATTATTACTTAAGTTTCACTTCAATTATTTAGGTAAAGGACTTCTTCGATCCGTACAAAAACATCCAATCCATTGCAATTATCACAAATTAAAAAGTAAACTATTGCAGTCACGTGCTAAGTTTTTCatcaaaacttataaaaatattactttcaaaaataaatttgtgtaatttgatttctctctttttcttttagaagataaaaattattacttgaattttcaagtcttcctatttttggtttttttttattaaattgagttgataattttgtttttagCTTGTTAAGTGAAAGggtcaccaaaaaaaaaaagggactaaattacataatgtgtaaacaatgagagttaattttttagaatcaagactaaattaatactgtgtataaatattgagagttaaagttgttattatatcaattttgaaAGTTGGCACATCATCTTTCCATCAACCACTTAATGATTGgtgaccaaaaaaagaaaaaaatcgaaTACTTGAgtaatcattttgtaatttttcatagtttGATGACCAAAAACAACTTACCAGTACTTaactaattacaaatataatttacctaaaaaaataaaatataacataaaataataattaaaaaaaacatggaAAAGGTCAACATATTAGAATttatataataagattattaacaTATgcgataaaatttataatatttgaaatatgattattaatTAAGATCTAAATTTTGTTTATGCTATAAATTAATTAACActtaatatgattatatatttaaGAGGTATAAAAAAACATCAACTTTgaaatcataaatattaataaaaaaatccatatgaatttaaaaaataatcattgatattacaattatatatttttttattacaccATTTATTcatttacattatttttaattcaaaaaaaaaaaagttttaatttttgaaCCATTAGGCAACACTTAATAATTTCCCAATGACCAAACTAATTGTGGATGCTTCACCCATTCCATTTGAATGGTTTTGGTTTAGAGAAGAAATTCcccaaaataatgataaaaaaaaagtgagaCAGTTGAAAGGCACTCAAAGTATGAGTATTGTGATTTCAATgccctaattattattatttcttaaatccAAACAAAAATGAATCACTGCTTTCATTTTCACTTCCATATTTcgacccatcatttttataacatctCTTAATTTCTGTATTAATATAATTCATTGTGGCAATTGAATattgatacataaattttgaagttataattttttttttttgcatcaaCTATCCGATTTGATTCATCGCCCTATTTTAATTATCAAAGTTGAGATAATCCGACAACAATAAGTTAATGGAGAATATTCTTGAAAGCTTGCCAAAAGCTACTCAAGCTTATGATCTAAACTGTTCCTTCTTCTGCTTTTATATGAATTTGAAGTAAAAGAATTGTCTTTAATCTACTCTTTTAAATGTCTCATACGTTGCGGTGGAAAATAATTCGAAGAAA from Gossypium hirsutum isolate 1008001.06 chromosome D12, Gossypium_hirsutum_v2.1, whole genome shotgun sequence includes these protein-coding regions:
- the LOC107942521 gene encoding protein NEN1 isoform X1, with the translated sequence MQLAPSSSHFSYLHSFKSKRRNNRTLVFSSEMDPTPTSDNRPEICFFDLETTVPQRRGQGYSILEFGAILVCPKRLLELHSYSSLVRPDDLSLISPASVRCNGITREAVISAPSFSEIADEVHDLLHGRVWAGHNIVRFDCVRIREAFEKIGRAAPEPKGIIDSLALLTQRFGRRAGNMKMATLANYFGIGVQSHRSLDDVRMNLEVVKYCATVLFLESSLPDILTWNPQGSPISPSSDDGKSSPEQPSPNMHTLSSSPTSENVPNLSLAGVGNSEHHPRISLLTHHIGGANADVSNPVQPDPFNMSLLRNKIETEALQSDVTMEEKTEQESQDIDIAEGSSSYAGFLALDEVSLNSINASLVPYYRGTQRIKLLHENVGLQLFCPCLRVRFGVDGKFLDQGGWPHLSFVVDASLSLCKILNACDNAAKRIFEDCESSSEWKPIMGINYRYINNPTVRLHIPTVVNGNIARYAAEIHQKDSSGTVQKLVFSKFDAAELGNLIRGGIFVDAFFSLDTYDYLQNAGIRLVAKKLVIHSD
- the LOC107942521 gene encoding protein NEN1 isoform X2; translation: MDPTPTSDNRPEICFFDLETTVPQRRGQGYSILEFGAILVCPKRLLELHSYSSLVRPDDLSLISPASVRCNGITREAVISAPSFSEIADEVHDLLHGRVWAGHNIVRFDCVRIREAFEKIGRAAPEPKGIIDSLALLTQRFGRRAGNMKMATLANYFGIGVQSHRSLDDVRMNLEVVKYCATVLFLESSLPDILTWNPQGSPISPSSDDGKSSPEQPSPNMHTLSSSPTSENVPNLSLAGVGNSEHHPRISLLTHHIGGANADVSNPVQPDPFNMSLLRNKIETEALQSDVTMEEKTEQESQDIDIAEGSSSYAGFLALDEVSLNSINASLVPYYRGTQRIKLLHENVGLQLFCPCLRVRFGVDGKFLDQGGWPHLSFVVDASLSLCKILNACDNAAKRIFEDCESSSEWKPIMGINYRYINNPTVRLHIPTVVNGNIARYAAEIHQKDSSGTVQKLVFSKFDAAELGNLIRGGIFVDAFFSLDTYDYLQNAGIRLVAKKLVIHSD
- the LOC107942520 gene encoding uncharacterized PE-PGRS family protein PE_PGRS20 is translated as MDEGKGVDQMDQFHRNEAISAVADESFLGEEDDDYEDLYNDVNVGEGFLQSLRRNEDLGFRNEETKNSSNNNNGGKVGGSPMGAPESGVSIPGVAGVGEREDSRVSYESQGFRAGGGDVKGPSAGFGGGGGGLRVELAQGSNKLNEVAAEQSGNKSISLGSVGGMGHQGHGVGNVGSVENEGLVRQGVGGPSVNGPGGSVGGGGGGGGGGSVGGGPMVGNGGGNVGVAGAGVGPGVGASGGAGGGTILFVGDLHWWTTDAELESELCKYGPVKEVKFFDEKASGKSKGYCQVEFYDPAAATACKEGMNGHMFNGRPCVVAFASPFTVKKMGEAQLNRNQQMAQSSLSQGRRGPNDAGGKTGAANIQTGGNYQGGDNNRGYGRGNWGRGNTQGMGNRGPVGPMRNRAGGMGRRGIMGNGGNGFGQGMGATPPPMHPQSMMGQGFDPAFGGPMGRMGGYGGFPGAPTPPFSGILPSFPPVGGVGLPGVAPHVNPAFFGRGMPMNGMGMMPSSGVDGPNMGMWSDPSMGGWGGDEHGGGRAGESSYGEEAASDHQYGEVSHERGGWQNPSKEKDRASEREWSGSSERRYRDDREPGYDRDIPREKDMGHGHDWPERRHRNNRDIGRERDRERSRDRDRDRDRERDRDRDRDRYREDRDRYADHRRYRDREPEHDDDWDRGRSSRTHSKSRLSQEDEHRSRSRDADYGKRPRLTSE